Proteins found in one Alicyclobacillus cycloheptanicus genomic segment:
- the pdxS gene encoding pyridoxal 5'-phosphate synthase lyase subunit PdxS produces the protein MAKLGTEVVKRGMAEMQKGGVIMDVVTPEQAKIAEAAGASAVMALERVPSDIRAAGGVARMADPTIVEEVVKAVSIPVMAKCRIGHIVEARILETLGIDYIDESEVLTPADDKFHINKKAFTVPFVCGARDLGEALRRIAEGASMIRTKGEPGTGNIVEAVKHMRTMQAQIRKVQNMSEDELVAESKNLGAPYELLLEVKRLGKLPVVNFAAGGVATPADAALMMELGADGVFVGSGIFKSENPEKFARAIVQATTHYQDYELLRELSKGLGTPMKGIDLNTLRDEERMAARGW, from the coding sequence ATGGCAAAACTGGGAACAGAAGTTGTGAAGCGTGGCATGGCGGAAATGCAAAAGGGCGGCGTCATCATGGACGTCGTGACGCCTGAACAGGCAAAAATTGCAGAAGCTGCGGGTGCGAGCGCCGTCATGGCGCTGGAACGCGTCCCGTCTGATATTCGTGCCGCGGGCGGTGTCGCGCGGATGGCCGACCCGACCATTGTGGAAGAGGTCGTCAAAGCGGTGTCCATCCCTGTGATGGCGAAGTGCCGCATTGGTCACATTGTGGAAGCACGGATTCTGGAAACGCTCGGCATTGACTACATCGACGAAAGCGAAGTCCTGACGCCGGCGGATGACAAGTTCCACATCAACAAGAAGGCATTCACGGTCCCGTTTGTGTGCGGTGCGCGTGACCTCGGCGAGGCCCTGCGCCGCATTGCAGAGGGTGCCTCGATGATTCGCACCAAGGGCGAACCTGGCACTGGCAACATCGTGGAGGCCGTGAAGCACATGCGGACCATGCAAGCGCAGATTCGCAAAGTGCAAAACATGTCCGAAGACGAGCTGGTGGCAGAGTCCAAGAACCTGGGCGCGCCGTATGAACTGCTGCTCGAAGTGAAGCGGCTTGGCAAGCTCCCGGTGGTGAACTTCGCCGCGGGCGGCGTTGCGACGCCGGCGGACGCGGCCCTCATGATGGAACTGGGTGCTGATGGTGTGTTTGTCGGGTCGGGTATTTTCAAGTCCGAGAACCCGGAGAAGTTTGCACGCGCGATTGTGCAGGCCACCACACACTACCAGGATTACGAACTGCTGCGTGAATTGTCCAAGGGCCTCGGTACCCCGATGAAGGGCATCGATTTGAACACGCTGCGCGATGAAGAGCGCATGGCGGCGCGCGGCTGGTAA
- the serS gene encoding serine--tRNA ligase, with protein sequence MLDLRAVRSNPERFRAGLRRKHADPKLIDELLGADEAWRAGLAEVERLKAVRNKASEAIARKKKQGENADADIAEMRTVSEQIKSLDEEVRVREQQVNELLLAIPIPPHESVPDGAGEEDNVPLRFHGQVPEFDFEPKPHWDIAQDLGIVDFERAAKVTGSRFVIYKGLGAKLERALASFMLDWHTEKNGYTEMFPSFIANEDSFVGTGQLPKFAEDMFKLEGLPYYLIPTAEVPLTNYYREEILDASMLPVKFAGYSACFRSEAGSAGKDTRGLIRLHQFQKVELVNLVKPEESYEALENLLRDCASILEALELPYRVLDICAGDLGAKETKKYDLEVWLPAQRTYREISSVSNFEDFQSRRAGLRFRREEGAKPEFVHTLNGSGLAIGRTVAAILENGQQPDGTVKLPKALVPYMGVEVLTAP encoded by the coding sequence ATGTTGGATTTACGGGCGGTACGCAGCAATCCAGAAAGGTTTCGCGCCGGACTCCGCCGCAAGCACGCGGACCCGAAGCTCATCGACGAACTGCTGGGGGCCGATGAAGCCTGGCGCGCCGGGCTGGCGGAAGTCGAACGGCTGAAGGCGGTGCGCAACAAAGCGTCCGAAGCGATTGCCCGGAAGAAGAAGCAGGGCGAGAACGCCGACGCTGACATCGCCGAGATGCGCACTGTCTCCGAGCAAATCAAGTCGCTCGACGAGGAAGTCCGCGTCCGGGAGCAGCAGGTGAACGAGTTGCTCCTCGCGATCCCGATTCCTCCCCACGAATCCGTCCCAGACGGCGCGGGCGAGGAGGACAACGTGCCGCTGCGCTTCCACGGCCAGGTGCCCGAGTTTGACTTTGAGCCGAAGCCGCACTGGGACATCGCCCAAGACCTTGGCATCGTCGACTTTGAGCGGGCGGCGAAAGTCACGGGCTCGCGCTTCGTGATTTACAAAGGCCTGGGCGCCAAGCTGGAGCGCGCCCTGGCGAGCTTCATGCTCGACTGGCACACGGAGAAAAACGGGTACACGGAGATGTTTCCATCGTTCATCGCGAACGAGGACAGCTTCGTCGGCACCGGGCAGCTGCCGAAGTTCGCGGAGGACATGTTCAAGCTGGAGGGGCTGCCGTACTACCTCATCCCGACGGCGGAAGTGCCGCTGACCAACTACTACCGCGAAGAGATTCTCGACGCGTCGATGCTCCCCGTCAAGTTCGCCGGATACAGCGCCTGCTTCCGGTCAGAGGCGGGATCGGCCGGGAAAGACACGCGCGGCCTGATTCGCCTGCACCAGTTCCAGAAAGTCGAGCTGGTGAACCTCGTGAAGCCGGAGGAGAGTTACGAGGCGCTGGAGAACCTGCTGCGCGACTGCGCCAGCATCCTGGAGGCGCTGGAGCTTCCGTACCGGGTGCTCGACATTTGCGCGGGCGACCTGGGTGCCAAGGAGACCAAGAAGTACGACCTGGAAGTCTGGCTGCCCGCCCAGCGGACCTACCGGGAAATCAGTTCCGTGTCCAACTTCGAGGACTTCCAGTCCCGCCGCGCGGGCCTGCGCTTCCGCCGGGAGGAAGGCGCAAAGCCGGAGTTTGTGCATACACTGAATGGGTCCGGTTTGGCGATTGGCCGCACCGTCGCCGCGATTCTCGAGAACGGCCAGCAGCCCGATGGCACGGTCAAGCTGCCGAAGGCCCTCGTCCCTTATATGGGGGTGGAGGTGCTGACCGCCCCATGA
- the pdxT gene encoding pyridoxal 5'-phosphate synthase glutaminase subunit PdxT produces MKIGVLAVQGAFREHEQMLQNLGAQTVYVKKKEHLEGLDGIVIPGGESTAIGRLMREYDLIAPIREMAANGIPMMGTCAGMIVLAKRIANGDEPHLAVMDVEVDRNSFGRQRESFETDLDIPAIGEAPFPAVFIRAPHIRDVGPDVTVLAKYENRVVGVQQGHLLAFSFHPELTADDRIHRYFLQLVEARTKQPAG; encoded by the coding sequence ATGAAAATCGGCGTGTTAGCGGTCCAGGGCGCTTTTCGGGAGCACGAACAGATGCTCCAGAACCTTGGCGCACAGACCGTCTATGTAAAGAAGAAGGAACACCTCGAAGGATTGGATGGCATCGTCATTCCTGGCGGTGAGAGCACCGCCATCGGCAGACTGATGCGGGAGTATGACCTGATTGCGCCCATCCGCGAGATGGCCGCAAACGGCATCCCGATGATGGGCACCTGCGCGGGCATGATTGTGCTGGCGAAGCGGATTGCGAACGGCGACGAGCCGCATCTGGCCGTCATGGATGTGGAGGTCGACCGAAATTCGTTTGGCCGCCAGCGCGAGAGCTTTGAGACCGACCTCGACATTCCGGCCATTGGCGAAGCGCCGTTTCCGGCCGTGTTCATCCGCGCGCCGCACATCCGCGATGTGGGGCCGGACGTGACTGTGCTCGCCAAGTATGAAAATCGCGTCGTCGGCGTGCAGCAGGGGCACCTGCTCGCCTTTTCCTTCCACCCGGAACTGACGGCGGACGACCGCATCCACCGGTACTTCCTGCAGTTGGTCGAGGCGCGGACGAAGCAGCCCGCGGGTTGA
- a CDS encoding substrate-binding domain-containing protein — protein sequence MLENRVRSLRRRAGMSQAELAERIQVSRQTIHAIESGDVIPSTLIALRLAKVFGVSVEDVFAEQTDAQTNVAFAGASDLAPGDRVITTDIGGRRIAHPVRLELGQPIPTAQQVQIVSRRLDDDRVELAGYGHNQPASWTVVCGCDPSLGLLTSYATSASSEAQAYWKSGNNATAMQWLRQGAIHIAATHTAAHLAPHTAVDAQDLWRMEEPCYRIHLANAELGWVVKRGNPCGFADAHDLADGRIRLVNRPIGAGARKLLDERLQAFGVDPAAVSQYEWTVAGHAQVAMAVEAGAADVGIATASAAYTMDLDFIPIQEEACHLWILESNFNNPGVQRLLDYLASDVFRWDLAHFGPYDVTKTGEMNHIPSTR from the coding sequence TTGTTAGAAAACCGAGTTCGCTCCTTGCGCCGCCGCGCAGGGATGTCACAGGCTGAGCTGGCGGAGCGCATCCAGGTTTCCAGGCAAACGATTCATGCCATCGAATCGGGCGATGTCATCCCCAGCACGCTCATTGCCCTGCGGTTGGCCAAGGTGTTTGGGGTCAGCGTGGAGGACGTGTTTGCTGAGCAGACGGACGCGCAAACCAATGTGGCGTTTGCCGGCGCTTCGGACCTGGCGCCAGGGGACCGTGTCATCACGACGGACATCGGGGGGCGGCGTATCGCGCACCCGGTCAGGCTTGAGCTTGGACAGCCCATCCCGACTGCCCAGCAGGTGCAGATTGTCTCCAGACGCCTGGACGATGACAGGGTCGAGCTGGCCGGGTACGGACACAATCAGCCCGCTTCGTGGACCGTGGTGTGCGGCTGTGACCCGTCGCTGGGCTTGTTGACGTCCTATGCGACCAGCGCCTCATCCGAGGCGCAAGCGTATTGGAAATCGGGCAATAATGCGACCGCGATGCAATGGCTCCGGCAAGGCGCAATTCACATTGCCGCAACCCACACGGCGGCCCATCTGGCACCTCACACCGCCGTGGACGCACAGGACCTGTGGCGCATGGAGGAACCTTGCTACCGGATTCACCTCGCAAACGCGGAACTCGGATGGGTGGTCAAACGCGGCAACCCCTGCGGGTTTGCGGATGCGCATGACCTGGCAGACGGCCGCATCCGCCTGGTCAACCGCCCCATCGGCGCCGGCGCGCGCAAGCTCCTGGACGAGCGGCTGCAGGCGTTCGGGGTCGACCCGGCTGCCGTATCCCAATACGAGTGGACCGTTGCCGGACATGCCCAGGTTGCGATGGCCGTGGAAGCGGGCGCGGCTGACGTCGGGATCGCCACGGCCAGTGCGGCGTATACGATGGATCTCGACTTCATCCCGATTCAGGAAGAAGCGTGCCACCTGTGGATTCTCGAGTCCAACTTTAACAACCCGGGTGTCCAGCGACTGCTCGACTACCTCGCATCGGATGTGTTCCGCTGGGACCTGGCACACTTTGGTCCGTACGATGTGACGAAAACCGGGGAAATGAACCACATCCCATCGACACGATGA